GTCAATGACGTGCTTCCCAATCCCGATTGCAGCAACTTGAAAGCACAGATAGACCGGTTTTGGGGCCTACAAGGCGCCATGGACCTGATCGTAGCAATCGGCGGCGGATCGGTCATCGACACGGCGAAAGTGCTTGCCGCCGGACGGTACGGATTTGACGCGCTCATGACCCAAGTTCGCGCGGGCGTGGTTTCCGGCGACCTGTCACCACCCCCGTTGATCGCCGTGCCCACCACGGCGGGTACTGGCAGCGAAGTCACTTGCTGGGCCACGATCTGGGACGAGGCGGAGGGTGCGAAATATTCGCTAGCCCATGTTGATTTCTATCCTCGCACCGCCGTTGTCGATCCAGCACTCACGCTTGGCAAATCCCGTGAACTGACACGAACCACCGGGCTTGACGCCCTGTCCCATGCCCTGGAAAGCATCTGGAACAAGAACGCCAACCCGGTGTCGGCACGCCATGCGGTTTTTGCGGCACGAACGATCCTTCGAGATTTGCCCAAGCTGCTATCATCCCCCGATGACTTGCCCTTACGCACCAGCATGGCCGAGGCTGCGCTTAGCGCTGGATTGGCATTCTCGAACACAAAAACCGCGATTGCCCATAACATCAGCTATCCCGTCACGCTGCGCTATGGCGTGGCGCATGGCATTGCCTGCTCGTTCACCCTGCCGACGATCCTGAGATCACTGCCGCCACTGTGCGGATTCCGTGACACGGCCCTTGACGAGTTATTCGGGCAAGAGAGAAATGCGGGCGCCGATCAACTCGCCGCCGCGTTGCGCGGCATGGGGGTTGGCCTCAGCTTCAAGGACTACGGCGTTGATCGACCCGAAGCGGAAGCCATCATCGAAGATGCATTCCTTGGCCAACGCGGCAAGAATTTCATCGGCACCAAGTGCGCCCTGTTCGCGGCAGCACAGGGCGACGGATTGATCTGATGGAGCAGGACGCCGGCATCGCCATGCGTCAGAGCGGCAGGATCACGCCCGATCAGATGCAGTCCCATATCGAACATCAATTCGAGGTGCCACCCGGCACAACGGTGATCGAGATCGACTTCGACTATGCACCCGTAACGCCTGTTGGCAGTTCGTTTTCGAACGAAGTCAGCCTCAGTCTCTATGATCCTTTCACGGGACGCGGCGCGCGGCACAACAATCCCGATCATCACATCGTTCTGAAAGACATGGGGGCCTCCAAAGGCTACGTCCCCGGCCCCCTGCATCCCGGCACATGGACAGTCAGCATCGACGTTCACCGCATCATGCCACCGAGCAGCGTCGACTACCGCCTTTCGATCCGAACCGACAGCGCGCCGCAAACCGCACCCGCCCTCCCTTTCGTCCCAGCAGCCTGCAACCCGCGCGGGCCAGGTTGGTATCGCGGCGATCTGCATGGGCATTCGCTCCATTCCGATGCCCCTTGGGACGTCCTCGACTTCGTGGATTACGCGCGGCAACAGAACCTCGATTTCGCAACTCTGACAGACCACAACACCCCCTCGGGCATCGCGGAATGCCAGTCACTCGCCGATGACGATCTGCTGGTCATGGGTGGCACCGAGCTGACGACATTCTGGGGCCATTGCCTGACGATTGGAGAGCATGACTTTGTTGATTGGCGTGTCAGCAAGGATCGCACCATAGGATCCATCGCCGCGGAAGAGATCGACAAAGGTAAGCTATTCATCATCGCGCACCCCACCCATGTGGGCTTCCCCTATTGTTCGGGCTGCGACTGGAAATACCCTGAAGTGATGCCGGGTGTTGCGAAAGTGGTCGAGGTCTGGAACGGCGATTGGTCGGGCATAGCGAACAACGATGCGGCTCTGTCGCTTTACTACGGCTGGCTCTCCCTCGGCCACCGGCTAGTGGCGACCGCGGGCAGTGACATCCACGCTCCCTTCGAGAAGGATCAGCGCCCCGGTTACAACGTGGTGCAGGCCGAGGCACTTTCACAAGATGCCATCTGTGCCGCCATTCAAGCCGGTCGGCTTTATCTCAGTTCCGGCCCGAAGCTTGGTGTGACGCATCCAGACAGCGAAAACACAACGCTCATGGGACAGGAACTGGCGATTAAACCAACCCGCTTGTTGGTCGAGTGGCACGCTTGCCCGGAGGACGCAATTGTCCTGCTCAAACGTCCCACGGATGATCCCGGTTCTGCGGTCAGGTCTGATGTGATAGCGCACGGCGCGCGCGGTAGGGCCCTGGTGCCATTTAAACCAAAGCCGGATTATGATTGGGCGGCTATCGAAGTACGTGATGGATCAGGCGCACTGCATTGCTTGGCAAACCCTGTTTTCTTCCAAGGCAACGTAGATCGCACGCGCTGACTTCTCGGGTGTCGCCATGGCAAGACTGCGGGAAACCTCTGATGATTGAATAGAGGTCAATTCCAAGTTCAGTGCGGCCTATCGTTTTGGGTGACGGTAAACTAAATCCGTCGGGTCTTGGCGCGCTGCATTCTCGTCCAACTCTGCGCCTAGCCTTTCGGCGAGCGTGCGTGAACGAAGATTGGGTGGATCGACATAGCTGACCAATGTTTCAAGGTTTCGTTCATGAAATGCCCAATGCCTCAAGGCAAGCGCTGCTTCGTGGGCATATCCTTTGCCTTCCGCATGTTGATACAATAGCCACCCAAGTTCATGCTCAGGGAAAAGGGGTCCGTAATTGATGCCGACCTGCCCCAAACACTGCCCTGACCGTCGATCTTCTATCATGAGTGCACCATGCCCCATAAGCGTCCATTGCGCGACATCGTGACAGAACAAACCCCAAGCGGCGTCGCGCAAAAAAGGGCCGCCCATAAATTTCGAGCGTTCAGACATCATCAGTGAACAGTATTCCGGCCAATCTTCAGTCGTTTGCATCCGCAAGATCAGTCGCTCTGTTTCCAAAGTAGGTATGGCAGGCATAGACCATTCCTTTTCAGGTCAGTTCTCATGGATACCGACTACATAGTAAGCGCAATCTTCGCATGAGCAATGGCCGCAAGCCTGGCTATGGAGCAGTCCACGAATCCGGAATGCTGCACTTTGAGCGAATGGCAGCTCTCAAGAGTCGGGCGAGTGAACTCTCGAGGACGCTGAATTTCTGCCGGGAGAGGCGTGATTTCTGCGGAAGATCTTTTGCTTTCCTGAAAGCAGACTTTAGCTGCGGTACAGAAAACCGAAAGGTGGGCTCTCACCCGGCATTAGCTGCAGAAGGCACGAACGTCCGCTCCACCAAAAAACAGGCCCGGGGCATGCTTCGTTGAAGGCGAGACGTCAGTGGTCAATCGAAGACGCTCTGTTCCTGCTCCCCCCAAGTCTCCCCGGCCAAAAAACACAGATCATACAGGCTGACCGCCGATGCCTCGCGCCCGCAGGTCAGCCGTTTCAGTATCTCCGGTGCGAGATATGCCAGCCGCAACTGGCGGCTGACATGTCGTTCGGCCAGCCCGACTGCCTCAGCCAATTCCTGGATATTGCTAAGTTCGCCAGGTTCCATGCGTCGCCGCCACCACCAAGCGCGGCTAAAGACGTTCAGCACCTCACGAAAATTGCTTTGCGCTGCAGTTGAAGCGGGTTCGTCTGCTATCGGTGCGAACAGAGACACCCGAAGGCGGCGTGGTTGTGCGAGGTGATGAGAAGGCCTTGGTAGGTTGGGCCACAACCAAGTCGGGCTACACTGCTCACGCGACAGTGGTCGATGGATCCTGGACCAGTCATTCGCTGCAGCTTGCTGTAAGGACCGAGATGCGGAACGAAGCCTACGTTCATGCTGAAAACGTGAATGTTGGCTTTCTAGAATTGGATGAACTAAATGAACCAAAGAAACGGAGAGGATGGCATAATATGGTAAACCTGAACGAAGTCGATTGGTCACAGCTTCCGAGACCAGAGGACGACGGCGCGGCGGCGCACCTTACTGGTATTGCATTGA
The sequence above is drawn from the Rhodobacteraceae bacterium IMCC1335 genome and encodes:
- a CDS encoding iron-containing alcohol dehydrogenase codes for the protein MTHSWSYHNPVDVRFGGDAIATLAECIGTARYALVTYDEPSFAGLTGQLAKAAHAPAITVNDVLPNPDCSNLKAQIDRFWGLQGAMDLIVAIGGGSVIDTAKVLAAGRYGFDALMTQVRAGVVSGDLSPPPLIAVPTTAGTGSEVTCWATIWDEAEGAKYSLAHVDFYPRTAVVDPALTLGKSRELTRTTGLDALSHALESIWNKNANPVSARHAVFAARTILRDLPKLLSSPDDLPLRTSMAEAALSAGLAFSNTKTAIAHNISYPVTLRYGVAHGIACSFTLPTILRSLPPLCGFRDTALDELFGQERNAGADQLAAALRGMGVGLSFKDYGVDRPEAEAIIEDAFLGQRGKNFIGTKCALFAAAQGDGLI
- a CDS encoding phosphotransferase, with the protein product MEQDAGIAMRQSGRITPDQMQSHIEHQFEVPPGTTVIEIDFDYAPVTPVGSSFSNEVSLSLYDPFTGRGARHNNPDHHIVLKDMGASKGYVPGPLHPGTWTVSIDVHRIMPPSSVDYRLSIRTDSAPQTAPALPFVPAACNPRGPGWYRGDLHGHSLHSDAPWDVLDFVDYARQQNLDFATLTDHNTPSGIAECQSLADDDLLVMGGTELTTFWGHCLTIGEHDFVDWRVSKDRTIGSIAAEEIDKGKLFIIAHPTHVGFPYCSGCDWKYPEVMPGVAKVVEVWNGDWSGIANNDAALSLYYGWLSLGHRLVATAGSDIHAPFEKDQRPGYNVVQAEALSQDAICAAIQAGRLYLSSGPKLGVTHPDSENTTLMGQELAIKPTRLLVEWHACPEDAIVLLKRPTDDPGSAVRSDVIAHGARGRALVPFKPKPDYDWAAIEVRDGSGALHCLANPVFFQGNVDRTR
- a CDS encoding GNAT family N-acetyltransferase, which codes for MPAIPTLETERLILRMQTTEDWPEYCSLMMSERSKFMGGPFLRDAAWGLFCHDVAQWTLMGHGALMIEDRRSGQCLGQVGINYGPLFPEHELGWLLYQHAEGKGYAHEAALALRHWAFHERNLETLVSYVDPPNLRSRTLAERLGAELDENAARQDPTDLVYRHPKR